In one Methanobrevibacter arboriphilus genomic region, the following are encoded:
- a CDS encoding NOG1 family protein → MMIPTIPTPDELLDKGFRRGKKAADLARTSKIPRHLKSKRIEETRVITACQVIKDRIKMILDRVPDIETLPEFYQDYIDITVGVDEMKKALGALNWAYGIITQLEKDYSSRIRRSSPEKASTLQKQAYGRIASVVNKIKKDLDFLDFAKANLRNMPTIDFEATTIVIAGFPNVGKSTLLRQITDATPEVANYPFTTKGIQIGHLERNWKKIQIIDTPGLLDRPILDMNEIELNAMVALEHLADAIFFIIDVSETCGFSIESQFNLSYEIKRIFDVPMVYLFNKIDIADVNKNTNEKLKSESDISYLNGLEETDDYLFISAYEGKGIEDIISKLSSVRKIERNKNEDMEFY, encoded by the coding sequence ATGATGATTCCAACTATTCCTACTCCTGATGAACTTTTAGATAAAGGATTTAGAAGAGGAAAAAAAGCAGCAGATTTAGCTAGGACCTCAAAAATTCCAAGACATTTGAAGTCTAAAAGAATTGAAGAAACAAGAGTTATTACAGCTTGTCAGGTAATTAAAGATAGAATTAAGATGATCTTAGATAGAGTTCCTGATATTGAAACACTTCCTGAATTTTATCAAGATTATATTGATATTACTGTTGGTGTAGATGAAATGAAAAAGGCACTTGGTGCTTTAAATTGGGCTTATGGTATTATAACTCAACTTGAAAAAGATTATTCAAGTAGAATTCGTAGATCTTCTCCTGAAAAAGCTTCAACTCTTCAAAAACAAGCATATGGGAGAATTGCTTCTGTTGTTAATAAGATTAAAAAAGATCTTGATTTTTTAGATTTTGCCAAAGCTAATCTTAGAAACATGCCTACCATCGACTTTGAAGCTACTACAATTGTAATAGCTGGGTTTCCAAATGTAGGGAAATCTACTTTACTTCGTCAAATTACTGATGCTACTCCAGAGGTAGCTAACTATCCCTTCACAACTAAAGGGATCCAAATCGGACATCTTGAAAGGAATTGGAAAAAAATTCAGATTATTGATACTCCAGGGCTTCTTGATAGACCAATTTTAGATATGAATGAGATTGAACTAAATGCTATGGTGGCTCTTGAACATTTAGCTGATGCTATTTTCTTTATTATTGATGTTTCAGAAACTTGTGGTTTCTCTATAGAAAGTCAATTTAATCTTTCTTATGAAATTAAAAGGATTTTTGATGTTCCAATGGTTTATCTTTTTAATAAGATAGATATTGCTGATGTGAATAAAAATACTAATGAAAAACTCAAATCTGAGTCAGATATTAGCTATTTAAATGGTTTAGAGGAAACTGATGATTATTTGTTTATATCTGCTTATGAAGGTAAAGGTATTGAAGATATAATTTCTAAATTATCTAGTGTAAGAAAAATAGAAAGAAATAAAAATGAAGATATGGAATTCTATTGA
- a CDS encoding Hsp20/alpha crystallin family protein yields MSEKPKLDKEKYDEIAGKVDKHVEKGKNVAGRMANDFGKTMDDILVNLKSFQKDFDSKISEYKETVPSKIDLDLIDSPDTFYVKVNLPGVEKDEIDVEIVDKDLTITAFFGDKSEEACEGDCQFLIKGRTYGPAKRTISLPNKVKMDDSKAEFSNGVLFLELPKVEVKKLKMDIK; encoded by the coding sequence ATGTCTGAAAAACCTAAACTTGATAAAGAGAAATATGATGAAATTGCAGGAAAAGTAGACAAACATGTAGAGAAAGGAAAAAATGTCGCTGGAAGAATGGCTAATGATTTTGGAAAAACAATGGATGATATTCTTGTAAATCTCAAATCATTCCAAAAAGACTTTGATAGTAAAATAAGTGAATATAAAGAAACTGTTCCAAGCAAAATAGACCTTGATTTAATAGATTCTCCAGATACTTTTTATGTGAAAGTAAATCTTCCTGGAGTAGAAAAAGATGAGATTGATGTAGAAATTGTTGATAAAGATTTAACTATAACTGCTTTCTTTGGAGACAAATCTGAGGAAGCTTGTGAGGGAGATTGTCAATTTTTAATTAAAGGAAGAACTTATGGTCCAGCTAAAAGAACTATTTCTTTACCAAATAAGGTAAAAATGGATGATTCAAAAGCAGAATTTAGCAATGGTGTTCTTTTCTTAGAACTTCCAAAAGTTGAAGTTAAAAAGTTAAAAATGGATATTAAATAG
- a CDS encoding SIS domain-containing protein, translating into MKYKMYSELFEQPDSIRKTFETELKNMEKIANKLSKVDRIYLVGCGSSLSTAYTAKDALEMVTNLNIDVFTGYEFYYNKKIDGENSAAIFTSQSGETADTLAALRRANELGIHTIAISNEKDSSMIKEAKDSVVTQCGREEAILGTKTYVTQLSTLYYILFSASDYEKTDELLKELKAIPDLMEKIIEVTEEENKKLAYELKDEEIFYALGSGPNFGLAYKLAMTMLMEGALKHSCPLYSSEFRHGLIERAEKDVPIIILDSQYPSDEITQKAIDFCEKIGVKTLVYRMQDYSNINNLLSPFILVIPLEWFVFYLAHYNGEDPGSTRHIGKVRYE; encoded by the coding sequence ATGAAATACAAAATGTATAGTGAACTATTCGAACAACCTGATTCAATTAGAAAAACATTTGAAACAGAATTAAAAAATATGGAAAAAATAGCTAATAAGTTATCTAAAGTTGATCGTATTTATTTAGTTGGTTGTGGAAGTTCTTTATCAACAGCTTATACAGCAAAAGATGCTCTCGAAATGGTAACTAACTTAAATATCGATGTTTTTACAGGATATGAATTTTATTATAATAAAAAAATAGATGGAGAAAACTCAGCAGCTATATTCACATCTCAGTCTGGTGAAACAGCAGATACATTAGCAGCTCTTAGAAGAGCTAACGAATTAGGAATCCATACAATAGCCATATCTAATGAAAAAGATAGTTCAATGATAAAAGAAGCAAAAGATTCAGTAGTGACACAGTGTGGAAGAGAAGAAGCTATCTTAGGAACTAAAACTTATGTTACTCAATTATCTACATTATATTACATATTATTTTCAGCTTCAGACTATGAAAAAACTGATGAACTTCTAAAAGAACTTAAAGCAATCCCAGATTTAATGGAAAAGATTATTGAAGTAACTGAAGAAGAAAATAAAAAATTAGCATATGAACTTAAAGATGAAGAAATATTCTATGCATTAGGTAGTGGTCCAAACTTTGGATTAGCCTATAAATTAGCTATGACAATGTTAATGGAAGGTGCTTTAAAACATTCTTGCCCATTATATTCATCAGAATTTAGACATGGATTAATAGAAAGGGCTGAAAAAGATGTTCCAATTATCATATTAGATTCACAATACCCATCAGATGAAATAACTCAAAAAGCGATTGATTTTTGTGAAAAAATAGGAGTTAAAACTTTAGTTTATAGAATGCAAGATTATTCTAATATAAATAATTTATTATCCCCATTTATACTCGTAATACCTCTTGAATGGTTTGTCTTTTACTTAGCACACTATAATGGTGAGGATCCTGGAAGTACTAGACATATAGGTAAAGTAAGATATGAATAA
- a CDS encoding DUF447 domain-containing protein, with amino-acid sequence MSIDLSSVGMKKGQQYETIITTIDSEGKKNGAPIGVICKDKYKVMCRIFKGSKTLDNIILNNEFIVNITLNPILFTFATIGNIPEDFFIDSNIEYKDKNNKESKNRKNNDKNLPILNDVDAYLICKVIDIKNAFKKSDPIKKSEAKVIIANVEDIVLNNKCAKAPNRGFYCLIESLVNFTRIDIVDSEKKDYFLDRFNESKRVVNKVGSSEEKKAIELLGETLKNKGYETD; translated from the coding sequence ATGAGTATTGATTTAAGTTCTGTTGGAATGAAAAAAGGACAACAATATGAAACTATAATAACAACTATTGATAGTGAGGGTAAAAAAAATGGAGCTCCAATTGGTGTTATTTGTAAAGATAAATATAAAGTTATGTGTCGAATATTTAAAGGTAGTAAAACACTTGACAATATTATCTTAAACAATGAATTCATTGTTAATATAACTTTAAACCCTATTTTATTCACATTTGCAACAATTGGAAATATTCCTGAAGATTTTTTTATAGATTCTAATATTGAATATAAGGATAAAAATAATAAAGAAAGTAAGAATAGAAAAAATAATGATAAAAATTTACCTATTTTAAATGATGTTGATGCTTATTTAATATGTAAAGTAATTGATATAAAAAATGCCTTTAAAAAAAGTGATCCTATAAAAAAATCAGAAGCAAAGGTCATAATTGCCAATGTTGAAGATATAGTCTTAAATAATAAATGTGCAAAAGCCCCTAATCGAGGTTTTTATTGTTTAATTGAATCTTTAGTGAATTTTACTAGGATTGATATTGTTGATAGTGAGAAAAAAGATTATTTTTTAGATAGATTTAATGAATCAAAAAGAGTTGTTAATAAGGTAGGAAGTAGTGAAGAAAAAAAAGCTATTGAATTACTTGGAGAAACTCTTAAAAATAAAGGATATGAAACTGATTAG
- a CDS encoding preprotein translocase subunit SecD: MKKRHLKEFFKDKRVILLIILILASAISISTLGIQQGLDLKGGSLIQLQLEKPVDKETMDVVTTVLDKRLNLYGVQDVKVRSSGDQLVIIEMAGVSPEEVEKLIGSPGKFEARIGNESAPVALTGADITSVDMYEITDTQWMVPFKVSTSGAQKFADLAEGKGGEKVYMYLDGKLIDENPPELAPELANGKAATELSVTGGASTPEEAQTQAQNVYTVLKTGSLPVQIKVVGASTVSAELGEQFLNGAIIAGLLAMLVISSIIFIRYRKPLLVIPIIITSISEVLIVMGIASIIHWNIDLSAIAGLIAAVGTGVDDQIIITDEVLGRQSKGETNKKRRRTRTRMSVKNALFIVFASAGTLIAAMLPLAYVGFARGSSGIGTLAGFAFTTILGVLVGVFITRPVYAKFVEIFLK, translated from the coding sequence ATGAAGAAAAGACATTTAAAAGAATTTTTCAAGGATAAAAGAGTTATATTATTAATAATATTAATCTTAGCAAGCGCAATTAGTATTTCAACTCTTGGAATTCAACAAGGTCTTGATCTGAAAGGAGGATCATTAATACAACTTCAACTTGAAAAACCCGTTGATAAAGAAACAATGGATGTTGTAACTACTGTTTTAGATAAGCGTCTTAATTTATATGGAGTTCAAGATGTAAAAGTCAGATCAAGTGGTGATCAATTAGTTATAATTGAGATGGCGGGTGTTTCGCCAGAAGAAGTTGAAAAACTGATAGGGTCTCCAGGTAAATTTGAAGCCAGAATAGGTAATGAAAGTGCCCCAGTAGCACTTACTGGTGCAGACATTACATCGGTTGATATGTATGAGATAACTGACACACAATGGATGGTTCCATTTAAAGTATCCACAAGCGGAGCTCAAAAATTTGCAGATTTAGCTGAAGGAAAAGGTGGAGAAAAAGTATATATGTACTTGGATGGTAAGTTAATTGATGAAAACCCTCCAGAACTTGCTCCAGAGTTAGCTAATGGAAAAGCAGCTACAGAATTAAGTGTTACAGGTGGAGCTTCCACTCCTGAAGAAGCACAAACACAAGCTCAAAATGTTTATACTGTTTTAAAGACAGGTTCACTTCCGGTTCAAATTAAAGTTGTTGGTGCAAGCACAGTATCAGCTGAACTAGGAGAACAATTCTTAAATGGGGCAATAATTGCTGGATTATTAGCTATGCTGGTTATATCAAGTATTATATTCATTAGATATAGAAAGCCTCTTTTAGTTATACCTATAATAATAACAAGTATATCTGAGGTACTTATCGTTATGGGAATAGCTTCGATTATTCATTGGAATATAGACTTATCAGCGATTGCAGGGCTAATTGCAGCAGTTGGAACTGGTGTTGATGATCAGATTATTATTACTGATGAAGTTCTAGGTAGACAGTCCAAAGGTGAAACAAATAAAAAACGAAGAAGAACTAGAACCAGAATGAGTGTTAAAAATGCATTATTCATTGTATTTGCATCAGCAGGAACTTTAATTGCAGCTATGTTACCTCTAGCATATGTTGGATTTGCAAGAGGAAGTAGTGGAATAGGAACATTAGCTGGTTTTGCATTTACAACCATTTTAGGAGTTTTAGTAGGAGTATTTATTACTAGACCAGTTTATGCAAAATTCGTTGAAATATTTTTAAAGTAA
- a CDS encoding protein translocase subunit SecF, producing MLKKLMDSYKLLIIIPVIITIISLGLIAFNGIDEGIDLKGGSVAVLDMNQPTNSSSLENQLKDSLNNQGLGVEEVDVLSNIGTDITVQIGSEVNSTAFSQALNGTGTVVSYNAIGPILSEEAMTQVYWAMAFAFLFMSITVFIIFREPVPSVAVILAAASDIIISMGGMSLFNIPLSIASVGALLMLIGYSVDTDILLTTRLLKRKEGTLVERAREAMKTGMTMSITAIASMVVLYLVTIFLIPEATTLTNIAAVLMIGLVADILTTWFMNLGILRWYVEAKK from the coding sequence ATGTTAAAAAAATTAATGGATTCCTATAAGCTATTAATTATTATACCTGTGATAATAACAATTATATCTTTAGGATTAATAGCTTTTAATGGAATAGATGAAGGGATAGATTTAAAAGGAGGTTCAGTGGCAGTTTTAGATATGAATCAACCTACAAATTCTTCTTCTTTAGAAAATCAGTTGAAAGACTCTTTAAATAACCAAGGATTAGGTGTTGAAGAAGTAGATGTTTTAAGTAATATAGGTACAGATATAACCGTTCAAATAGGGAGTGAGGTGAATTCAACGGCATTTAGCCAGGCATTGAATGGAACAGGAACTGTTGTAAGTTATAATGCAATAGGTCCTATTTTGAGTGAAGAAGCTATGACCCAAGTTTATTGGGCAATGGCATTTGCATTCTTATTTATGTCTATAACAGTCTTTATAATATTTAGAGAACCAGTCCCATCAGTAGCTGTTATATTAGCTGCAGCTTCAGATATTATTATCTCGATGGGAGGAATGTCTTTATTCAATATTCCTTTGTCAATAGCTTCTGTTGGAGCTCTTCTTATGTTAATTGGTTATAGTGTTGATACTGATATCCTTCTTACAACCAGATTATTGAAGAGAAAAGAAGGAACTCTTGTTGAAAGAGCAAGAGAAGCTATGAAAACTGGTATGACTATGTCCATTACAGCTATTGCTTCAATGGTAGTTCTTTATTTAGTTACAATTTTCTTAATCCCTGAAGCAACAACTTTAACCAATATTGCAGCAGTTTTAATGATCGGATTAGTTGCAGATATATTAACAACATGGTTTATGAACCTTGGAATTCTTAGATGGTATGTGGAGGCGAAAAAATGA
- a CDS encoding flavodoxin family protein, which translates to MKTIIIYFSESGKTRIVAKTLSESLNTDLIEIKDLKKRSGFFGKVFSSVDAFRENKTEISPSNIDLSEYGLIYFGTPTWASNASPAIITLIDKCDLRGKDIVLFATMNGSGGRSAIERMSEKVQARGARVVESFTIKTKNKSVEKIEEDSLNIAKLLDLSLYNY; encoded by the coding sequence ATGAAAACAATAATAATTTACTTTTCAGAAAGTGGGAAAACAAGAATTGTTGCCAAAACACTTTCTGAAAGTTTAAATACTGATTTAATAGAAATAAAAGATTTAAAAAAAAGAAGTGGATTTTTTGGTAAAGTATTTTCTTCAGTAGATGCTTTTAGAGAAAATAAGACTGAAATTAGTCCTTCAAACATAGACTTGAGTGAGTATGGATTAATTTATTTTGGTACTCCAACTTGGGCAAGCAATGCTTCTCCTGCAATAATAACCTTAATTGATAAATGTGATTTGCGTGGAAAAGATATTGTACTATTTGCAACCATGAATGGTTCTGGAGGACGTTCTGCTATTGAAAGAATGAGTGAAAAAGTCCAAGCTCGTGGAGCAAGAGTAGTTGAATCTTTTACTATTAAAACTAAAAATAAAAGTGTTGAAAAAATCGAAGAAGATAGTTTAAATATAGCAAAATTATTAGATTTAAGTTTATATAATTATTAA
- the argC gene encoding N-acetyl-gamma-glutamyl-phosphate reductase translates to MTEVTIIGGSGYTGGELIRLLQKHPNVEIKNITSRQYDKTPVNKIHPHIQGSELVFKDITTDKIDSDIIFTATPHGASMNIVPELLETGGKVIDLSGDYRFRDISTYEKWYGIEHVSPMDAVYGLPEIYREEIKKADLVANPGCFPTGAILANLPLSQNNLVDNIIIDSKTGVSGGGVNPNQAFHYPNCADNVIAYKITSHRHGPEIQQELGEYSNVKVSFTPHLVPVIRGIFTTSHSFLNNIVDENIDYSKNIDDVKNDIINLYRKQYKDEQFVKILDDGETPNLNSVRGSNFAHIGGFEIDENGRLVVISVIDNLVKGASGQAIQNMNIMCGFKEEAAIDSYGMRP, encoded by the coding sequence ATGACAGAAGTGACTATTATTGGTGGAAGTGGATATACTGGTGGGGAATTAATTAGATTATTGCAAAAACACCCAAATGTTGAAATAAAGAATATTACATCTAGACAATATGATAAAACACCTGTAAACAAAATACACCCCCATATACAAGGATCAGAACTAGTTTTCAAAGATATTACTACAGATAAAATTGATAGTGATATTATATTTACAGCAACACCTCATGGAGCATCAATGAATATTGTTCCAGAGCTATTAGAAACTGGTGGTAAAGTTATAGATTTAAGTGGAGATTACAGATTTAGAGATATATCCACCTATGAAAAATGGTATGGAATAGAACATGTTTCACCTATGGATGCTGTTTATGGCCTTCCTGAAATTTATAGGGAAGAAATTAAAAAAGCAGACCTTGTAGCTAATCCTGGTTGCTTTCCAACTGGAGCAATACTTGCAAATCTTCCATTATCCCAAAATAACTTAGTTGATAATATAATAATAGACTCTAAAACAGGTGTGAGTGGAGGGGGAGTAAATCCTAATCAGGCATTCCATTATCCAAATTGTGCAGATAATGTAATTGCTTATAAAATTACAAGTCATAGACATGGTCCTGAGATTCAACAAGAATTAGGGGAATATTCAAATGTTAAAGTATCATTCACTCCCCATTTAGTTCCAGTTATTAGAGGAATATTTACTACTAGTCATAGTTTCTTAAATAATATAGTAGATGAAAATATTGATTATAGTAAAAATATTGATGATGTTAAAAATGATATAATTAACCTTTATAGAAAACAATACAAAGATGAGCAATTTGTTAAAATACTCGATGATGGAGAAACTCCTAATTTAAATTCTGTAAGAGGTTCAAATTTTGCCCATATTGGAGGATTTGAAATAGATGAAAATGGTAGATTAGTTGTTATATCTGTTATAGATAACCTGGTTAAAGGTGCCTCTGGACAAGCTATCCAAAATATGAATATAATGTGTGGTTTCAAAGAAGAAGCAGCCATAGATAGTTATGGAATGAGACCCTAA
- a CDS encoding adenylyltransferase/cytidyltransferase family protein: MKTVMATGTFDLLHPGHGLYLQKAKELGGKDVKLVVVVARDSTVRRKKRIPIIGESQRLEMIRMLKPVDEAYLGHPTDMFKIVRDIRPDIIAIGSDQSYKIEDLKKDLKNQKIDCEVERVSNYRKAELDSSCKIIKKIKNSDFTEKSLKDC, from the coding sequence ATGAAAACTGTTATGGCAACTGGAACATTCGATCTTTTACATCCTGGACATGGATTATACCTCCAAAAAGCTAAAGAACTAGGGGGAAAAGATGTTAAATTAGTTGTTGTTGTAGCTAGAGATTCAACTGTCCGTAGAAAGAAAAGGATTCCAATAATAGGAGAATCTCAGAGATTAGAAATGATACGGATGTTGAAACCTGTGGATGAAGCTTATTTAGGCCATCCTACAGATATGTTCAAGATAGTCAGAGATATTCGCCCAGATATTATCGCAATAGGTTCAGATCAAAGTTACAAAATAGAGGACTTGAAAAAAGACCTTAAGAACCAGAAAATCGACTGTGAAGTTGAAAGAGTAAGTAATTATAGAAAAGCTGAATTAGACAGTAGTTGTAAAATAATAAAAAAAATAAAGAACTCTGATTTCACAGAAAAAAGTTTAAAAGATTGTTAA
- the hisA gene encoding 1-(5-phosphoribosyl)-5-[(5-phosphoribosylamino)methylideneamino]imidazole-4-carboxamide isomerase: MSFKEEKMLIMPAVDIKNGKCVQLVQGKPGTEQVIIDNPEKVAKKWEDEGAEIIHVIDLDGALETKDNLNTIEKILKEVNVPIQLGGGIRSIEYAEKLLNLDIERLIIGTMAIEKPNTIKKLSEEFGSERIMVSLDSKDSKVVIKGWKEKIDKKATDISREFQEAGAGSILFTNVDVEGLLSGLDIQPAIDLVNSVDIPIVYSGGITTLEDLKKLTTTGVKGVVIGSALYKNKINLIDALKLQSK, translated from the coding sequence ATGTCCTTCAAAGAGGAAAAAATGTTAATAATGCCTGCAGTTGATATAAAAAATGGGAAATGTGTTCAATTAGTGCAAGGAAAACCTGGAACTGAACAAGTTATAATAGATAATCCTGAAAAGGTAGCTAAAAAATGGGAAGATGAAGGTGCCGAGATAATTCACGTGATTGATCTTGATGGAGCCTTAGAAACTAAAGATAACCTCAATACAATAGAAAAAATTTTAAAAGAAGTTAATGTTCCAATTCAACTGGGAGGAGGAATTAGAAGCATTGAATATGCTGAAAAACTTTTGAATTTAGATATAGAAAGACTTATTATTGGGACAATGGCTATTGAAAAGCCTAATACAATAAAAAAACTATCTGAAGAATTTGGATCAGAAAGGATAATGGTATCTCTTGATAGTAAAGATTCTAAAGTAGTGATTAAAGGTTGGAAAGAGAAAATTGATAAAAAAGCTACAGATATTAGTAGAGAGTTTCAGGAAGCTGGAGCAGGAAGTATTTTATTCACTAATGTAGATGTAGAAGGACTATTAAGTGGTTTGGATATTCAACCAGCAATTGACTTAGTAAATTCTGTAGATATTCCAATCGTTTATTCTGGAGGAATAACAACTTTAGAAGATTTAAAAAAACTTACTACAACTGGAGTTAAAGGAGTAGTTATTGGATCAGCATTATATAAAAATAAAATAAACTTAATAGATGCATTAAAATTACAGTCCAAATAA
- the truA gene encoding tRNA pseudouridine(38-40) synthase TruA, which translates to MKKVALKIAYIGTNFHGFQRQPNHRTVEGELIYTLKKLGYINDLNSSKFGIAGRTDRGVHSLGNVISFMSDREVIVNQINHKLPEDIQIIAKAPVRYGFKPRYAESKHYRYIFFEKDLNISRMNELANLFEGEHDFTNFSKRNKSQKTTVRTINKIEIINNNTNINTNNTDIDNNSKNNSNSNYNNTNTTTNNTTNNTNNNINNINNLDIDAESSDTYNLDKEYSQKLENPKYLKSSPKYISDLKESGDFIESHYVGELKAIGRFNENFQNVNFNKSSYEPVFIDIYGESFLWNMIRKMMRIFLFVGKEEMEVEEVKDMLDPTKEYNIKPLNPENLILMDIEYNNIKFQYDDYALEGFKRVLVRNLFDYKMKISLENSLLNSLESLK; encoded by the coding sequence ATGAAGAAGGTTGCTTTAAAAATTGCTTATATTGGAACTAATTTCCATGGATTTCAACGCCAACCAAACCATAGAACTGTTGAAGGAGAACTCATTTACACCTTAAAAAAATTAGGTTATATCAATGATTTAAACTCTTCTAAATTTGGAATAGCTGGCCGTACTGATAGGGGAGTACATAGTCTTGGAAATGTGATTAGCTTTATGAGTGATAGGGAAGTGATAGTTAATCAGATTAATCATAAACTTCCAGAAGATATTCAAATAATAGCTAAAGCTCCAGTTAGATATGGATTTAAACCAAGGTATGCTGAATCTAAACATTATAGGTATATATTTTTTGAAAAAGATCTTAATATTTCTCGTATGAATGAATTAGCTAATCTATTTGAGGGAGAACATGATTTTACTAATTTTTCCAAGAGAAATAAGAGTCAAAAGACTACTGTAAGAACTATAAACAAAATTGAGATCATAAATAATAATACTAATATTAATACTAATAATACTGATATTGATAATAATAGTAAAAATAATAGTAATAGTAATTATAATAATACTAATACTACTACTAATAATACTACTAATAATACTAATAATAATATTAATAATATTAATAATCTTGACATTGATGCAGAATCATCAGATACTTACAATCTTGATAAAGAATATTCTCAAAAATTAGAAAATCCTAAATATTTGAAAAGTTCTCCAAAATATATTTCTGATTTAAAAGAATCTGGAGATTTCATTGAATCTCATTATGTAGGTGAATTAAAAGCTATTGGGAGATTTAATGAGAATTTTCAGAATGTTAATTTTAACAAATCTAGCTATGAACCAGTTTTTATTGATATTTATGGAGAAAGCTTTCTTTGGAATATGATTAGGAAAATGATGAGAATCTTTTTATTTGTTGGTAAAGAAGAAATGGAAGTAGAAGAAGTAAAAGATATGCTTGATCCAACTAAAGAGTATAATATAAAACCTCTTAATCCTGAAAATCTTATATTAATGGATATAGAATATAATAATATAAAATTCCAATACGATGATTATGCATTGGAAGGATTTAAAAGAGTATTAGTAAGAAATCTTTTTGATTATAAAATGAAAATATCATTAGAAAACAGCCTTTTAAACAGCTTAGAAAGTTTAAAATAG
- a CDS encoding DUF3800 domain-containing protein encodes MKNTIKRFRRGKYRKQLKNVKEIKAYKSDEKLIKDLLKNLNRMEIEVYSIYYNNKKDPLKNYSVNEIYQFLILELLKLSKLNNTPSNLFIDKFLPKTLEKKFTSNLRNFLKDNTSNVSCVHSENNTGIQFADLISWSTFQYLERKNEAYLKIIENKYILIEFNQKE; translated from the coding sequence TTGAAAAATACCATTAAAAGATTTAGAAGAGGTAAATATAGAAAACAATTAAAAAATGTTAAAGAAATTAAAGCATATAAAAGTGATGAAAAACTAATCAAAGACTTATTAAAAAATTTGAACAGAATGGAAATTGAGGTTTATTCTATATACTATAATAACAAAAAAGACCCTTTAAAAAATTATTCTGTTAATGAAATTTATCAATTTTTGATTTTAGAATTATTAAAATTATCAAAATTAAATAATACTCCTAGTAACCTATTTATCGATAAATTCCTACCTAAAACTTTAGAAAAAAAATTTACAAGCAATTTAAGAAATTTTTTAAAAGACAATACTTCTAATGTTTCATGTGTACATTCTGAAAATAATACTGGCATACAATTTGCAGATTTAATTTCTTGGTCTACTTTTCAATATTTAGAAAGGAAAAATGAAGCATACTTGAAAATCATTGAAAACAAATATATTCTAATAGAGTTTAATCAAAAAGAATAA